A window from Solanum stenotomum isolate F172 chromosome 5, ASM1918654v1, whole genome shotgun sequence encodes these proteins:
- the LOC125863968 gene encoding uncharacterized protein LOC125863968, protein MGVSAVSRHDMDHFSEVPFCHRAVEPIISTVNQSPKVGILQVQPPGVGRLLLAKPDTIFSGPKRKAITLIEAVADKPSLSSAPVKIVTEWSCALCQIFTTNKDCLNIHFQGKKHKRKEAAFGEHKDDRNYRIGFYSKKPKLMQLVERPCDDLISGKKSEKESSSPNDNDPPSLLIDDSANDLRKNTTHEKQNNEEFKFWCDTCKIGTFSEKVMETHKVAKKHDRHLQQLFGKDKDAEE, encoded by the exons ATGGGCGTCTCTGCTGTGTCTAGGCATGACATGGATCACTTCTCAGAGGTTCCTTTTTGCCACCGTGCTGTGGAACCAATAATTTCAACAGTGAACCAAAGTCCAAAGGTGGGGATTTTACAAGTGCAGCCCCCTGGAGTTGGCAGACTTTTGCTG GCTAAGCCTGACACGATTTTCTCTGGACCAAAACGGAAAGCTATAACACTGATTGAAGCGGTTGCTGACAAGCCTTCGTTAAGCAGTGCTCCAGTGAAAATTGTTACAGAGTGGAGTTGTGCACTTTGTCAGATATTTACTACAAATAAAGATTGCCTGAATATCCACTTCCAAGGAAAAAAACACAAACGCAAGGAGGCTGCCTTTGGAGAACACAAGGACGACAGAAACTACAGAATTGGTTTTTATTCAAAGAAACCAAAACTTATGCAGCTTGTGGAACGTCCTTGCGATGATCTGATATCAGGGAAGAAATCAGAGAAAGAATCATCAAGTCCAAACGATAACGATCCACCATCCTTGTTGATAGATGACAGTGCAAATGACTTGAGAAAGAACACAACTcatgaaaaacaaaacaatgagGAGTTCAAGTTTTGGTGTGACACATGCAAAATAGGGACCTTCTCCGAAAAGGTGATGGAGACTCATAAGGTAGCAAAGAAGCATGATCGGCATCTTCAACAACTATTTGGGAAGGACAAAGATGCAGAGGAATGA